A genomic segment from Prinia subflava isolate CZ2003 ecotype Zambia chromosome 28, Cam_Psub_1.2, whole genome shotgun sequence encodes:
- the LOC134562488 gene encoding G-protein coupled receptor 15-like: protein MRTAGPEMEVPQLSSTTTVTFNYDDYYYDDQCPNHHLQHMSTFLPILYSAVFLVGIVGNSILIVALIVKRRVQRLIDIFIINLAASDFIFLTTLPLWVDMEVSDDGWRAGAFLCKASSYVISVNMYCSILLLTCMSADRYLAIMQPSIARRVRTRSCSTALCICVWLLSCCLGVPTLLSRELKKQDGKTHCADKAVTEAKQFMSLMLLILAFFFPLLSILTFYCSITKRLCVHYQKAGKRDKKLRKSIKIVFIVVAAFVVSWVPFNLFKLMTILLRLLKQPDCFSGTVAQMGIKVSSPFAFANSCANPLIYFCFDNYIRRAMLQCLCPQVKISSNSSDTLDTQLSHSLSNFVAGEYATRMRKRSVSL from the coding sequence ATGAGGACAGCTGGGCCAGAAATGGAAGTCCCCCAGCTGTCATCCACGACTACAGTCACCTTCAACTACGATGACTACTACTATGATGACCAGTGCCCGAACCACCACCTGCAACATATGTCTACTTTCCTCCCTATCCTTTACAGTGCCGTGTTCCTGGTGGGCATTGTTGGCAACTCAATCCTGATAGTGGCCTTGATCGTCAAGCGACGGGTCCAGAGGCTGATTGACATCTTCATCATCAACCTCGCTGCATCTGACTTCATCTTCCTCACCACACTGCCTTTGTGGGTGGACATGGAGGTGTCGGACGATggctggagggcaggagctTTCCTCTGCAAAGCGAGTTCCTATGTGATCTCAGTCAACATGTACTGCAGCATCCTGCTCCTCACGTGTATGAGCGCTGACCGCTACCTGGCTATCATGCAGCCCTCCATCGCGCGACGCGTCAGGACAAGGTCCTGCTCCACAGCACTCTGCATCTGTGTCTGGTTGTTATCCTGCTGCTTGGGCGTGCCAACCCTTCTGTCCAGAGAACTGAAGAAGCAAGATGGAAAGACTCACTGTGCAGACAAAGCCGTGACAGAAGCCAAACAGTTCATGTCACTGATGCTTTTAATCCTGGCCTTCTTCTTCCCGCTGTTGAGTATCTTAACCTTTTACTGCTCCATCACCAAGAGACTCTGTGTGCACTATCAGAAGGCTGGGAAACGTGATAAGAAACTGAGAAAATCCATCAAGATTGTCTTCATTGTAGTGGCGGCTTTTGTTGTCTCCTGGGTtcctttcaaccttttcaaGCTTATGACCATCCTTTTGCGACTCCTAAAGCAGCCCGACTGTTTTTCTGGCACGGTTGCTCAGATGGGCATAAAGGTGAGCAGCCCTTTTGCTTTTGCCAATAGCTGTGCCAACCCTTTAATTTACTTTTGCTTTGACAACTACATCCGCAGAGCCATGCTCCAGTGCCTGTGCCCACAGGTGAAAATCAGCAGCAACAGCTCTGATACCCTGGACACCCAGCTGAGCCATTCCTTATCCAATTTTGTGGCAGGGGAGTATGCCACCAGGATGAGGAAGCGCTCTGTGTCCCTCTGA